A part of Methanothrix sp. genomic DNA contains:
- a CDS encoding undecaprenyl-diphosphate phosphatase has protein sequence MDAFQALLLGALQGITEWLPVSSEGQTMLAMMNWLGMSPSDALSSSIFLHTGTMLAVIVRFRREFMMMESKLMRTMIVATLFTGVTGVPLYMLFRESFTGGEKATLLIGSLLIITGLMLMLRGSSTRNMEDITTKDMALLGLAQGFSILPGVSRSGTTLTVLLMRGVKQEEALLISFIISVPAVLGAIALECLTGSLSIQPLPGAAMLTSSFIAGYATMDMLMRFAREVSFSWFCISMGMITLALTVM, from the coding sequence ATCACGGAATGGCTGCCTGTGAGCAGCGAGGGCCAGACGATGCTGGCGATGATGAACTGGCTGGGTATGAGCCCCTCTGACGCGCTCTCATCCTCGATATTCCTGCACACAGGCACGATGCTGGCCGTGATCGTAAGGTTCAGGCGTGAGTTCATGATGATGGAATCAAAGCTCATGAGAACCATGATCGTCGCCACGCTCTTCACAGGGGTGACTGGCGTGCCCCTTTACATGCTATTCAGGGAAAGCTTCACAGGCGGCGAAAAGGCGACTCTGCTCATAGGATCTCTTCTCATAATCACAGGGCTGATGCTCATGCTGCGTGGCTCGTCCACCAGAAACATGGAGGATATCACAACGAAGGACATGGCCCTCCTCGGGCTGGCGCAGGGCTTCTCGATACTTCCCGGGGTGTCGAGATCCGGCACCACACTCACAGTTCTGCTGATGCGGGGGGTGAAGCAGGAGGAGGCTCTGCTGATATCATTCATAATAAGCGTGCCTGCTGTGCTCGGCGCGATCGCGCTCGAGTGCCTCACAGGATCCCTCTCGATTCAGCCGCTGCCCGGAGCTGCAATGCTAACATCATCGTTCATCGCAGGGTATGCGACGATGGACATGCTCATGAGATTCGCCAGGGAGGTCAGCTTCTCCTGGTTCTGCATATCCATGGGGATGATCACGCTGGCGCTGACGGTGATGTGA